A window of the Virgibacillus pantothenticus genome harbors these coding sequences:
- a CDS encoding glycoside hydrolase family 3 N-terminal domain-containing protein has protein sequence MNENKIKDLLRKMTLNEKIGQVTQLATPFFKGASDQGQITGPMKDINIPENMIQLAGSVLGASGAKETKLIQKQYLQDNRLGIPLLIMSDIIHGYKTIFPVPLAIGSSWDLQLAEKSATIAAKEAAVSGVHVTFAPMVDLVRDPRWGRVVESTGEDPYLNSVFAKAQVRGFQGTDLKHDHERVASCVKHFAGYGAAEGGRDYNTVNMSERDLRESYLLAFKAALEAGSELVMTAFNTVDGIPASGNKWLMRDLLREEWKFDGVVISDWGAVKELIPHGVAEDEAEAAAKALSAGVDIEMMTDCYANHLQSLIESNQIDTSLLDEAVMRILELKDKLGLFDHPFRGADEKREAEIVMCPEHRQVARELATKSCVLLQNKGGILPLHPTRKVGLIGPFANNNDILGPWSWLGAKDDAVTLYEGIMKKVPASKLVVANGCGIDTSCEIELAKAIDVAKQSDVIVLALGESSDMSGEAGSRANIQLPHVQLQLVEVLVELGKPTVAVLFNGRPLDLHGVVDKVDAVLEAWYPGTEGGSAIADILFGEVNPSGKITMSFPYSVGQIPVYYNNYNTGRPKGAINAQERYVSQYLDCPNEALFPFGYGLSYTSFDYSNFILSSDTITPDKPLTIKVKITNTGDVAGEEVVQLYVRDLVGEVVRSLKELKGFKKIYLQPGEEKEVTFMLTEEQLRYYHADLSFYSDEGKFEVYVGPNSRDVMALSFELRKTKGE, from the coding sequence TTGAATGAAAATAAGATCAAAGATCTATTAAGAAAGATGACCTTGAATGAAAAAATTGGACAAGTCACACAATTGGCCACCCCATTTTTTAAAGGTGCTTCTGATCAAGGACAAATAACTGGGCCAATGAAAGATATAAATATACCAGAAAATATGATACAACTTGCAGGATCTGTTTTAGGTGCTTCTGGAGCTAAGGAGACCAAATTGATTCAAAAGCAATATTTACAAGATAATCGGTTAGGCATTCCTTTACTTATTATGTCGGATATTATTCACGGCTATAAGACTATTTTTCCAGTTCCATTAGCAATAGGTTCCTCTTGGGATTTGCAATTGGCGGAAAAAAGCGCAACCATTGCTGCTAAAGAAGCTGCTGTTAGTGGTGTACATGTAACTTTTGCGCCAATGGTGGATCTAGTTCGTGACCCACGTTGGGGAAGAGTGGTGGAATCAACAGGTGAAGATCCCTATTTGAATAGTGTATTTGCCAAAGCCCAGGTTCGTGGTTTTCAAGGTACTGATTTAAAACATGATCATGAACGTGTTGCCTCGTGCGTCAAGCATTTTGCTGGTTATGGTGCAGCTGAAGGTGGCCGGGATTATAACACGGTGAACATGTCAGAGCGAGATCTGCGTGAATCATATCTCCTAGCCTTTAAGGCAGCCCTGGAAGCTGGCAGCGAGTTAGTCATGACAGCCTTTAATACAGTTGACGGCATTCCAGCGAGTGGAAATAAATGGTTGATGCGTGACTTACTACGTGAAGAATGGAAGTTCGATGGTGTTGTTATTTCTGATTGGGGTGCAGTGAAAGAATTGATTCCGCATGGTGTTGCAGAGGACGAAGCAGAAGCAGCCGCTAAGGCTCTGTCAGCGGGTGTGGACATTGAAATGATGACAGACTGTTATGCCAATCACCTACAATCACTCATAGAATCAAATCAAATCGATACATCCCTTTTAGATGAAGCAGTAATGCGTATTCTAGAGTTGAAAGACAAGTTGGGATTGTTCGATCATCCGTTTCGAGGTGCTGATGAAAAGCGGGAAGCTGAGATCGTTATGTGTCCAGAACACCGACAGGTAGCGCGTGAACTTGCCACTAAATCCTGTGTCCTGTTACAGAATAAGGGAGGTATATTGCCGCTTCATCCAACACGAAAAGTAGGTTTAATTGGTCCATTTGCTAACAATAACGATATTCTTGGTCCGTGGTCATGGCTTGGAGCAAAGGATGATGCTGTAACGCTATATGAAGGAATTATGAAAAAAGTACCTGCTTCAAAGTTAGTCGTAGCAAATGGTTGCGGAATTGATACTAGCTGTGAGATTGAGCTAGCTAAAGCGATAGATGTTGCCAAGCAATCTGATGTGATTGTTTTAGCCTTAGGAGAAAGCTCTGATATGAGTGGAGAGGCTGGTTCAAGGGCGAATATCCAATTGCCGCACGTTCAATTACAATTAGTAGAAGTATTGGTTGAATTAGGAAAACCAACTGTTGCCGTATTGTTTAATGGGCGGCCGCTTGATTTACATGGTGTCGTTGATAAGGTAGATGCAGTGCTTGAAGCCTGGTATCCAGGAACAGAAGGCGGTTCAGCAATTGCAGATATTCTTTTCGGTGAGGTAAATCCGTCCGGGAAAATCACCATGTCGTTTCCGTATAGTGTAGGGCAGATCCCAGTATACTACAACAACTATAATACGGGACGTCCTAAAGGTGCAATTAACGCCCAGGAACGGTACGTATCGCAATATTTAGATTGTCCGAATGAAGCTTTGTTTCCTTTTGGATATGGATTAAGCTATACCAGTTTTGATTATAGTAATTTTATACTTTCTTCAGATACGATAACACCAGATAAGCCTTTAACGATCAAGGTAAAGATAACGAATACGGGAGATGTAGCTGGAGAGGAAGTGGTACAACTCTATGTTCGAGATTTAGTCGGTGAAGTTGTGCGGTCACTTAAGGAATTAAAAGGATTTAAAAAGATATATTTACAACCAGGTGAGGAAAAAGAAGTTACGTTTATGTTGACAGAAGAACAGCTACGTTATTATCATGCAGATTTATCATTTTATAGCGATGAAGGGAAATTTGAGGTGTATGTTGGTCCAAATAGTCGGGATGTAATGGCACTGTCGTTCGAATTGCGTAAAACGAAAGGAGAATAA
- a CDS encoding GH36-type glycosyl hydrolase domain-containing protein, which produces MNLGDKFHLKARDITFTFLPSGDIYEISHKETMINQWLSNPIDGALNNIYLRIYRNWDITAVPLIGVRSNSEIFTTEKYVKWKGFFEDVNYEVTFYITDAGVWFWDILLTGEDIEVDLIYAQDLGLADKSAVRSNEAYMSQYMDHSIFKDKQKGYVICTRQNQPQKSGFPYIQQGALSKVVGYSTDGLQFFGLSYKTTNQAEVLTKPCLANKNYQYEFAYTALQSEKLNLNGERHFVFYGLFKENHSSAIQELEFDHEIKKAWSYIRSESKDSSPLERVRLLSTIGEPLQTLEMTAQEIEKYFPNRQLEEFAQETLLSFFTDTYEHVVLKRKEELVERPHGHIIMSGHNDQVREDTMSTTSYMYGIFNSQLAIGNTSMNKMITNARNPLNIMKTSGQRIYIQIDRTYRLLTMPSMFEIGFNYARWYYKFLDDVIVITNLTKVDAAVLQLHVRSEKGKAYRFIVTNQVTMNNNEYEVPFHIKQNGNIVVCTADSKSDSAAVYPELNYYIHVTGTKIAVSDERELATNITPLSTSLLVMTMSPTAKWKLNVQGSLTKQEHLIQLSDIAKEIERYRIYYRQVNKGFKLTTSGKSTRELEKINTLAWWYTHHMLVHFSSPHGLEQYGGAAWGTRDVCQGPTEYFLATQNDQAVRDIIKTVFSHQYEDTGNWPQWFMFDKYTRVQQEESHGDIIVWPLKVVADYLEATGDYSILEEAVPYTDRGTFAFTARKATIMEHLLKEVDYIKNHFAHHTFLSLYDDGDWDDTLQPANEHLKKYMSSSWTVALTYQVLQKMAQALAVYDEKESSKMKELASGVESDFKRYILSENIIPGFVYMEKPGNIEFMLHPTDSKTGIHYRLLPMQRSIISELFTKEQAEQHYKLIKEHLYFPDGVRLMNRPANYEGGVSTHFKRAEQAANFGREVGLQYVHAHIRFVEAMAKLGYDHEVWKGLSVINPILIQEEIPHAEIRQSNTYFSSSDGKFATRYEAREKFAQLRTGDVAVKSGWRIYSSGPGIYMNQLISNALGIRRQQGNLVIDPVLPMELDQLEFTFQYVGKPVTYQYHLQHGKKQVIINGNNVDITSLADNPYRDGAIMVQAEELEKYLQTDENKVEIYL; this is translated from the coding sequence TTGAATCTAGGAGATAAATTTCACTTAAAAGCACGAGACATCACATTTACATTTCTTCCAAGTGGCGATATTTATGAAATTTCCCATAAAGAAACAATGATTAATCAGTGGCTGTCAAACCCTATTGATGGAGCGCTTAATAATATATATTTACGGATATATCGCAATTGGGATATAACAGCGGTTCCTTTAATAGGTGTCCGGTCGAATAGCGAGATTTTTACTACTGAAAAATATGTGAAGTGGAAAGGTTTTTTTGAAGATGTAAATTACGAGGTCACTTTCTATATAACGGATGCAGGTGTTTGGTTTTGGGATATTTTGTTAACTGGAGAAGATATAGAAGTAGACTTAATTTATGCTCAAGATTTAGGTCTGGCTGATAAAAGTGCTGTTCGTTCGAACGAGGCTTATATGTCTCAATATATGGATCATTCTATTTTTAAAGATAAGCAAAAGGGTTATGTTATTTGTACCAGACAAAATCAACCGCAAAAAAGTGGATTCCCTTATATACAGCAAGGTGCTTTGAGCAAGGTTGTAGGTTATTCTACGGATGGTCTTCAATTTTTTGGCTTATCCTATAAAACAACAAATCAAGCCGAAGTGTTAACAAAACCTTGTTTAGCAAATAAAAACTATCAGTATGAATTTGCATATACAGCATTACAATCAGAGAAACTTAATTTAAATGGGGAGCGGCATTTCGTATTTTATGGTTTGTTTAAAGAAAATCATTCTTCTGCAATTCAGGAGTTGGAATTTGATCATGAAATCAAAAAAGCATGGAGTTATATAAGGTCCGAATCAAAAGATAGTAGTCCATTAGAAAGGGTCCGTTTGTTATCTACAATAGGAGAACCGCTGCAAACATTGGAAATGACAGCACAAGAAATCGAAAAATATTTTCCTAATCGTCAGCTGGAAGAGTTTGCTCAGGAAACATTACTCTCCTTTTTTACAGATACGTATGAACATGTCGTTTTAAAGCGAAAAGAAGAACTTGTGGAGCGTCCGCATGGGCATATCATCATGAGTGGACATAATGATCAAGTGCGAGAAGATACGATGTCAACTACTTCATATATGTATGGAATATTTAATTCACAGCTCGCCATTGGTAATACATCTATGAATAAAATGATAACCAATGCACGAAATCCATTAAATATTATGAAAACATCGGGGCAAAGAATCTATATTCAAATAGATAGGACGTATCGTTTGTTAACGATGCCTTCTATGTTCGAAATAGGTTTTAATTATGCCAGATGGTATTACAAATTTCTAGATGATGTTATTGTTATTACTAATCTTACTAAGGTTGATGCAGCTGTACTTCAGCTGCATGTAAGATCGGAAAAAGGAAAAGCGTATAGGTTTATAGTTACAAATCAAGTAACGATGAATAATAATGAATATGAAGTCCCTTTTCATATAAAACAGAATGGAAATATCGTTGTTTGTACTGCCGACTCTAAATCAGATAGTGCGGCTGTATACCCAGAGTTAAACTATTATATTCACGTTACAGGTACTAAGATAGCCGTTAGCGATGAGCGAGAACTAGCTACAAATATTACTCCATTATCTACATCACTTTTAGTCATGACTATGAGTCCTACAGCTAAATGGAAATTGAACGTCCAAGGTTCATTAACTAAACAAGAACATCTCATTCAACTTTCGGATATTGCTAAAGAGATAGAGCGTTATCGAATCTATTACCGTCAAGTTAATAAGGGGTTTAAACTAACTACTTCTGGTAAGTCTACGAGGGAACTAGAGAAAATAAATACGTTAGCTTGGTGGTATACGCATCATATGCTCGTACATTTTTCATCTCCACATGGATTAGAACAATATGGGGGGGCCGCTTGGGGAACTCGTGATGTGTGCCAAGGTCCAACCGAATATTTTCTAGCTACGCAAAATGATCAAGCTGTTCGGGATATTATTAAAACCGTTTTTTCTCATCAATATGAAGATACAGGTAATTGGCCGCAATGGTTTATGTTTGATAAGTATACGAGGGTTCAACAGGAAGAAAGCCATGGCGATATTATTGTTTGGCCACTTAAAGTAGTTGCTGATTATTTGGAAGCGACCGGGGATTATAGCATCTTAGAGGAAGCAGTTCCGTATACAGATAGAGGTACATTTGCATTTACAGCACGAAAAGCGACGATTATGGAGCATCTTCTAAAAGAAGTAGATTATATCAAGAACCACTTTGCCCATCATACGTTTTTATCTTTATATGATGATGGTGATTGGGATGATACACTGCAACCTGCGAATGAACATTTAAAGAAATACATGTCCTCAAGCTGGACGGTCGCATTAACGTACCAGGTATTACAAAAAATGGCGCAAGCTTTAGCGGTGTATGATGAAAAAGAATCGTCAAAGATGAAAGAGCTTGCTTCAGGTGTGGAGTCTGATTTTAAAAGATATATCCTTTCAGAGAATATCATTCCAGGTTTTGTATATATGGAGAAACCAGGTAATATCGAGTTTATGCTTCATCCTACTGACTCAAAAACTGGCATCCATTATCGCTTATTACCAATGCAACGTAGTATTATTAGCGAATTATTCACAAAAGAGCAGGCTGAACAACACTATAAGTTGATTAAAGAACACCTGTATTTTCCGGATGGCGTTCGGTTAATGAATCGCCCTGCAAATTATGAAGGTGGAGTAAGTACGCATTTTAAACGTGCAGAGCAGGCGGCGAACTTCGGTCGAGAAGTAGGGCTGCAATATGTACATGCGCATATTCGCTTTGTGGAAGCGATGGCAAAGCTTGGCTATGATCATGAAGTATGGAAAGGCTTGTCTGTAATTAATCCAATATTAATTCAAGAAGAAATACCCCATGCAGAAATCCGCCAAAGCAATACGTACTTTAGCAGTTCGGATGGTAAATTTGCTACAAGGTATGAAGCACGAGAAAAATTTGCTCAACTACGTACTGGAGATGTTGCAGTAAAATCGGGATGGCGAATTTATTCAAGCGGACCAGGGATTTATATGAATCAATTGATCTCAAATGCATTAGGAATTCGCCGTCAGCAAGGGAATCTTGTGATTGACCCCGTTTTGCCAATGGAATTGGATCAATTAGAGTTCACATTTCAATATGTTGGGAAGCCAGTAACGTATCAGTACCATTTACAACATGGGAAAAAACAAGTTATTATTAATGGTAATAATGTGGATATCACTTCGTTAGCAGATAATCCTTATCGAGATGGAGCGATCATGGTCCAAGCCGAAGAACTGGAAAAATATTTACAAACTGATGAAAACAAAGTGGAGATTTATTTGTAG
- a CDS encoding GreA/GreB family elongation factor — MKNIPVTKSGYLELQEKLNYLKAVKLQEVNQQVKEGRAFCDFDEDPEFRKSLEEQSIIQAQITELESILARAEIMEVTKSDVVELGTFVTFKELPDGLEETYQIVSPKESDPQKAHISTSSPIGKKLIGNKVNDKVFVETPAGTVKLLITKVD; from the coding sequence ATGAAAAACATACCTGTAACTAAATCAGGATACCTAGAGCTTCAAGAGAAACTAAACTATTTAAAAGCAGTAAAGCTGCAAGAGGTAAATCAACAAGTAAAGGAAGGGCGGGCTTTCTGTGATTTTGATGAAGATCCAGAATTCAGAAAGTCCTTGGAGGAACAAAGTATCATACAGGCACAAATTACTGAATTAGAATCCATACTGGCTCGTGCAGAAATAATGGAAGTAACCAAAAGCGATGTCGTTGAACTTGGTACGTTTGTTACGTTTAAAGAATTACCCGATGGTCTTGAAGAGACATACCAGATTGTTAGTCCTAAAGAGTCAGATCCCCAAAAAGCGCATATCTCCACTAGTTCACCAATTGGAAAAAAATTAATCGGTAATAAAGTAAATGATAAAGTATTTGTAGAAACACCTGCTGGAACAGTGAAGTTGCTAATTACTAAAGTTGATTGA
- a CDS encoding DUF5391 family protein, producing MKNKKYLIALTILSAFLFCGLIIVTSLSPLSELGDNANQFNSKGMWLSIAMILIFYLVPFILYTVGLNWMKIVMAVFCTIGIVMLLSTIVMVAIIGLINDNMLQLSSVMVISGMGVLVNIIWFFVAFRAREK from the coding sequence GTGAAAAACAAGAAATATTTAATCGCATTAACAATACTTTCTGCTTTTTTATTTTGTGGTTTAATTATTGTTACTTCATTATCACCATTATCCGAACTGGGTGATAATGCAAATCAATTTAACTCCAAAGGTATGTGGCTTTCTATTGCAATGATTCTTATTTTTTATCTAGTACCATTCATATTATATACGGTTGGGTTAAATTGGATGAAAATAGTGATGGCTGTTTTTTGCACAATAGGAATTGTGATGCTTTTGTCAACAATTGTTATGGTTGCAATCATTGGTCTAATTAATGATAATATGTTGCAGTTGAGCAGTGTTATGGTCATTAGTGGAATGGGCGTTTTAGTGAACATCATTTGGTTTTTTGTTGCTTTTCGTGCCAGAGAAAAATAG
- the moaA gene encoding GTP 3',8-cyclase MoaA, which translates to MSVIKDKFGRPLQDLRISVTDRCNFRCRYCMPREMFGKDFTFMPRKQLLSFEEIERIAKIFVQMGVRKIRLTGGEPLLRKDLPVLIEKLASIPELEDVALTTNASLLERMAWELKAAGLNRVNVSLDAIDDAVFAEINDSSYKTNTVLRGIDKAQEVGLGVKVNMVVKKGMNDNQVIPMATYFKERGITLRFIEFMDVGTTNAWDFSQVITKKELYDELSKHFSLEAVNSAYVGEVAKRYRYTGSATEVGFITSVSESFCSSCTRARIAADGKLYTCLFASDGLDLRSILRSETDDEAIRSAVVCAWQKRDDRYSDERTEETAKNRKKIEMSYIGG; encoded by the coding sequence ATGTCTGTAATCAAAGATAAATTTGGGCGTCCATTGCAAGATTTACGGATTTCTGTTACGGATCGCTGCAATTTTCGCTGCAGATATTGTATGCCACGGGAAATGTTTGGCAAAGATTTTACCTTTATGCCGAGGAAGCAACTGCTTTCATTTGAAGAGATAGAGCGGATCGCGAAAATCTTTGTTCAAATGGGAGTAAGGAAGATTCGATTGACTGGTGGAGAGCCTTTATTGCGTAAAGATTTGCCTGTATTAATTGAAAAATTAGCCTCTATTCCTGAATTAGAAGATGTAGCCCTTACGACGAATGCTTCTCTGTTAGAGCGCATGGCTTGGGAACTAAAAGCTGCAGGTTTGAACAGAGTAAATGTAAGCTTAGATGCTATAGATGATGCCGTTTTTGCCGAAATTAATGATTCCAGCTACAAAACGAACACGGTTTTAAGAGGAATCGATAAAGCCCAGGAAGTTGGGTTAGGCGTGAAAGTGAATATGGTAGTTAAAAAGGGAATGAACGATAACCAAGTAATTCCGATGGCGACCTATTTTAAAGAACGTGGTATTACACTAAGGTTTATTGAATTTATGGATGTAGGTACGACAAATGCTTGGGACTTTAGCCAAGTGATTACGAAAAAAGAACTTTACGATGAATTATCAAAGCATTTTTCGTTAGAAGCTGTGAATTCTGCTTATGTTGGAGAAGTAGCAAAACGATATCGTTATACGGGGTCGGCTACTGAAGTCGGGTTTATCACTTCTGTTTCTGAATCTTTTTGTTCTAGCTGTACTAGAGCAAGGATCGCAGCAGATGGAAAACTGTATACGTGCCTATTTGCATCAGATGGATTAGATTTAAGGAGTATATTACGTTCTGAAACGGACGATGAAGCAATACGTTCAGCAGTTGTGTGTGCATGGCAGAAAAGAGATGATCGGTATTCTGATGAGCGGACAGAGGAAACAGCAAAAAACAGGAAAAAAATCGAAATGTCTTATATAGGCGGTTAA
- the moaD gene encoding molybdopterin converting factor subunit 1: MINVLLFAQLQEDLGTDRLQVNGDGMTVEELKKQLQKSYHLPQLQQMMTAINEEYVNDQEMIKAGDTVAFIPPVSGG; encoded by the coding sequence TTGATTAATGTTTTATTATTCGCACAGCTTCAGGAGGATTTGGGGACGGATCGATTACAGGTAAATGGGGATGGGATGACTGTTGAGGAATTAAAAAAGCAACTTCAGAAAAGCTATCACTTACCTCAGCTTCAGCAAATGATGACAGCAATTAATGAGGAATATGTAAATGATCAGGAAATGATAAAAGCTGGTGATACAGTTGCTTTTATTCCGCCAGTAAGCGGAGGGTAG
- the mobA gene encoding molybdenum cofactor guanylyltransferase produces MKHKTTGAVIAGGASRRFGSPKAFAKKDGKPFYQISVDVLRPFVKKVCMVTSPELASFFQHDDIGLQVIEDVARYQGHGPLAGIYTAMEACNTEWLITLPVDVPFMKPKILEILLHHASSNVEAVIPIVAGKMQPLVALFDCSVKERIKNQLDQGERRMDQLLEKINTHYVELDDVEAFLNINRQIEYKKYVGETENT; encoded by the coding sequence GTGAAGCACAAAACAACAGGGGCGGTAATTGCAGGAGGTGCCTCCAGAAGGTTTGGCTCCCCAAAAGCATTTGCCAAGAAAGATGGGAAACCTTTTTACCAAATTTCTGTGGATGTACTGCGGCCATTTGTCAAGAAGGTCTGCATGGTTACAAGTCCTGAGTTAGCTTCGTTTTTTCAGCATGACGATATAGGGTTACAGGTGATAGAAGATGTAGCTCGCTATCAGGGGCATGGTCCGCTAGCGGGCATATATACTGCAATGGAGGCTTGTAATACGGAGTGGCTAATCACTTTGCCAGTCGATGTTCCGTTTATGAAGCCGAAGATTTTAGAGATTTTGCTTCACCATGCTTCGAGTAATGTAGAGGCAGTAATCCCAATCGTAGCTGGAAAAATGCAACCACTTGTTGCTCTATTCGATTGCTCCGTAAAAGAACGAATAAAAAACCAGCTCGATCAGGGAGAGCGAAGAATGGATCAACTGTTAGAAAAAATAAATACGCATTATGTGGAATTAGATGATGTAGAGGCATTCTTAAATATAAATCGGCAAATTGAATACAAAAAATATGTTGGAGAGACAGAAAATACTTAG
- a CDS encoding MogA/MoaB family molybdenum cofactor biosynthesis protein — protein MLERQKILRLEVLTLLRDHRKSSPKAVTCAILTVSDTRNKETDKSGKLIKSFLEKEGHAVHAYDVIPDEKADIQAYLNNYGKEVEAVIINGGTGISHRDVTIEAVKPLLEKELPGFGELFRMLSYQLDIGSASILSRAIAGVSQNRIVFAIPGSSGAVRLAMEKLILLELRHLVMEVRKDLERK, from the coding sequence ATGTTGGAGAGACAGAAAATACTTAGACTGGAGGTGCTAACATTGCTGCGTGATCATAGAAAATCTTCACCAAAAGCAGTTACATGTGCCATTTTGACGGTCAGCGATACAAGGAATAAAGAAACAGATAAAAGTGGAAAGCTTATAAAGTCGTTTCTGGAAAAAGAAGGTCACGCTGTTCATGCATATGATGTTATTCCAGATGAAAAGGCGGATATTCAGGCTTATTTAAATAATTATGGAAAAGAAGTGGAAGCTGTTATCATTAATGGAGGAACAGGGATTTCACATCGAGATGTTACGATTGAAGCTGTTAAGCCATTATTAGAGAAAGAATTACCAGGCTTCGGTGAGCTGTTTCGAATGCTCAGCTATCAATTGGATATTGGATCGGCAAGCATTTTATCAAGAGCGATAGCTGGAGTATCTCAAAACCGGATTGTTTTTGCCATTCCTGGTTCCAGTGGGGCGGTAAGATTAGCCATGGAAAAGCTTATTCTTCTAGAACTGCGGCATTTGGTAATGGAAGTGAGGAAAGATTTAGAGCGAAAATGA
- the modA gene encoding molybdate ABC transporter substrate-binding protein produces MKKTIIFIFVVMLLFLTACGTSSKTSSKADKPVELTVSAASSMMDVLMDVKEKFVAENPEIDVTFNFGGTGALRKQVEQGAPIDVFFSASKQDYEQLMEEGFIDRGKELLQNQLIAIKQKEVPSQSLADFIETEQKLAIGTPEAVPAGFYAQEVLKNMDVWENLQGRLVFAKDVSHVLQLVKDNAVAAGIVYSSDLHRVNGVEVMEEIDPKLHTPISYYVAMIENGNEQSAKKKEAAQQFYNYVQNETSRELFNQFGFVISNKLVGD; encoded by the coding sequence GTGAAAAAAACAATTATATTCATTTTCGTAGTGATGCTGTTGTTTTTAACGGCTTGTGGAACTTCATCGAAGACAAGTTCTAAAGCTGATAAACCTGTAGAGCTTACTGTTTCTGCAGCATCTAGTATGATGGACGTATTAATGGATGTAAAAGAAAAATTTGTTGCAGAGAACCCGGAGATTGATGTGACATTTAATTTTGGTGGTACAGGGGCGTTACGTAAGCAAGTTGAACAAGGAGCGCCAATTGATGTCTTTTTTTCGGCTTCCAAGCAAGATTATGAACAGTTAATGGAGGAAGGCTTTATTGATCGAGGTAAGGAGTTACTACAAAATCAATTAATTGCTATCAAGCAAAAAGAGGTGCCTTCCCAATCTCTAGCAGATTTCATTGAAACCGAACAAAAACTTGCTATTGGTACGCCAGAAGCAGTTCCAGCAGGATTTTATGCCCAAGAAGTGTTAAAAAATATGGATGTCTGGGAGAATCTTCAAGGGCGACTGGTATTTGCTAAAGATGTATCCCATGTCCTTCAGCTAGTGAAAGATAATGCTGTTGCTGCAGGCATTGTCTATAGTAGTGACCTTCATCGTGTAAACGGAGTAGAGGTAATGGAAGAGATTGATCCTAAGTTACATACACCTATATCCTATTACGTAGCGATGATCGAAAATGGAAATGAGCAATCCGCGAAGAAGAAAGAAGCAGCTCAACAATTTTATAATTATGTGCAAAATGAAACGAGTAGAGAGCTGTTTAACCAATTTGGTTTTGTTATTAGTAATAAGTTGGTGGGTGATTAA
- the modB gene encoding molybdate ABC transporter permease subunit, which yields MAWSWHPVQLSLVVASIATVIVFAFAIISVFWMTEKNVKGRAIIETIVFLPLVLPPTVIGFLLIMIFGNNSFVGQAISLLRGQTILFTVTAAIIAASVVAFPLMYQSLKTGFQMVDDNIRGAAKVDGASSWKLLFFITIPLSYRSIATGFILSFTRAFGEFGATLMFAGNIPGKTQTIPTAIYLAIESGKIEIAAYYALISIGFSFVLLFLMNGLTRNKEHKK from the coding sequence ATGGCTTGGTCATGGCATCCTGTTCAGCTTTCACTTGTCGTAGCTAGTATAGCTACAGTTATCGTATTTGCTTTTGCGATTATATCTGTATTCTGGATGACAGAAAAAAATGTTAAAGGGCGAGCGATCATTGAAACTATCGTTTTCTTGCCGCTTGTGTTACCGCCGACAGTAATCGGGTTTCTACTAATTATGATTTTCGGTAACAACAGTTTTGTCGGGCAAGCCATTTCCTTGCTACGTGGGCAAACGATACTATTTACGGTCACTGCGGCAATTATTGCTGCCAGCGTTGTTGCTTTCCCACTCATGTATCAATCACTTAAAACAGGATTCCAAATGGTTGACGATAATATTCGCGGCGCGGCCAAGGTAGACGGAGCGTCGAGTTGGAAATTGTTATTTTTCATTACAATTCCATTATCTTACCGGTCCATTGCGACTGGGTTTATTTTAAGCTTTACGAGGGCGTTTGGCGAGTTTGGAGCAACGCTAATGTTTGCTGGGAATATTCCGGGGAAGACACAAACCATCCCAACCGCAATTTATCTTGCAATTGAATCGGGAAAAATAGAAATCGCAGCCTATTATGCGCTTATCAGTATTGGTTTTTCGTTTGTTTTATTATTCTTAATGAACGGATTAACGAGAAATAAAGAGCATAAAAAATAG